Proteins found in one Arachis stenosperma cultivar V10309 chromosome 8, arast.V10309.gnm1.PFL2, whole genome shotgun sequence genomic segment:
- the LOC130943415 gene encoding E3 ubiquitin ligase BIG BROTHER-related has product MEGDDGKQPTHKEPCNNNSSNNNELFEQENFDYILAISLQEQEGATYTTLATMESDDDEEDDDEDDYSSLGDEDGDSEYYLESQDFEESETQFLEGEGSNYDDDDEGEEEEMEEDEIDPDEMSYEELIELGEIIGEENRGLSENEVSSCLYPYTCKSNSDDERIDRCVVCQIEYEEGESMVALECKHPFHEDCITTWLQIKKVCPICGNEVSTNNNNTNKIMPKNE; this is encoded by the coding sequence ATGGAAGGTGATGATGGAAAACAACCAACCCACAAAGAACCATGCAATAATAATAGTAGTAACAATAATGAATTATTTGAGCAAGAGAACTTTGATTATATTCTTGCAATTAGCTTGCAAGAACAAGAGGGAGCAACATACACAACCCTAGCAACTATGGAAAGTGACGACGACGAAGAAGACGACGACGAAGATGATTATTCCTCTTTGGGCGATGAAGATGGCGATTCTGAGTATTATTTAGAAAGCCAAGACTTTGAGGAGTCAGAAACTCAGTTCCTTGAAGGTGAAGGAAGCAACTACGACGATGATGAcgagggagaagaagaagagatggaagaagatgaaattGATCCAGATGAAATGTCCTATGAAGAGTTGATTGAGTTGGGAGAAATCATAGGAGAAGAGAATAGAGGATTATCAGAAAATGAAGTGTCTTCTTGCTTATACCCTTACACTTGCAAATCTAATAGTGATGATGAAAGAATCGATCGGTGTGTAGTTTGTCAGATAGAATATGAAGAAGGTGAATCAATGGTGGCACTGGAATGTAAGCACCCTTTTCATGAAGATTGCATAACCACATGGCTTCAGATTAAGAAGGTTTGTCCAATTTGTGGCAATGAAGTTTcaaccaataataataataccaaCAAGATCATGCCTAAGAATGAATAA
- the LOC130945417 gene encoding uncharacterized protein LOC130945417, which yields MGNVIESFAQGIGNGVGKLFSSPVEFLSGKSCSSVCGPTWDFLCYIENFCVANLLRLAMVFILLYAVLLFFYLLHKLGIFGCIGRGLCKIIWACCSSYCCIWEYVCAFLCAKLHNIKRRRRRRLRNTIDNRLYFATEQDYSDESVSNRFPSLSRRRRDYKSSHLRKSLRVRNGDHARVEISSYKSKKHHGNNVMEHCDYKGNVHDIKVTRTSKFARKGVNRRKRILTK from the exons ATGGGCAACGTTATTGAGTCATTTGCTCAGGGAATTGGAAACGGCGTCGGCAAACTTTTTAGTTCCCCTGTTGAGTTCCTCTCCGGCAAGTCTTGTAG TTCAGTATGTGGACCAACATGGGACTTTCTTTGCTACATCGAAAATTTCTGCGTTGCCAATCTCTTGAGACTCGCCATGGTTTTTATTCTGCTGTATGCGG TTCTATTATTCTTTTATCTGCTGCATAAATTAGGCATATTCGGGTGCATTGGGCGGGGGCTTTGCAAAATAATATGGGCATGTTGTTCTTCTTATTGTTGCATATGGGAATATGTCTGTGCTTTTTTGTGTGCCAAACTGCACAAtattaaaaggagaagaaggaggaggttAAGAAACACTATAGATAACAGGCTCTACTTCGCAACTGAACAAGATTATAGTGATGAAAGTGTTTCAAATCGTTTTCCATCACTTTCGCGTAGAAGGAGAGACTACAAAAGCTCGCATTTAAGAAAATCTTTACGGGTTAGAAATGGTGATCATGCTCGAGTTGAGATTAGTAGTTATAAAAGCAAAAAGCATCATGGCAATAATGTAATGGAACATTGTGATTACAAAGGCAATGTTCATGATATTAAGGTAACTCGTACATCTAAGTTTGCTAGAAAAGGTGTCAATAGGAGAAAAAGAATTCTTACAAAGTAA
- the LOC130943414 gene encoding uncharacterized protein LOC130943414 translates to MGREEGGRERGKVENFFLGTLILWALSVCFQILFNNRSQLLYVVAGTVFYQGCNSLIRIFFCKQTHKDRDALFVNTSVSLLHSTITSASVVFILLRQVLINGPSGMFDHSQLVEHTWPWGFEALCFSCGYFAYDQWDMLCYHLYNGWIPSILVHHLVLLICFTLALYRNITINYLILTLVCELHSIFLHVRKVRRMSGVREAKGSFVKLEWFLNWLTFFLARTIPHILITVKLIRDAHKFGRGMELPLALFGMAGMNVLNIGLGLDLIKAFNRESKSHQTKQHHHSE, encoded by the exons ATGGGAAGAGAAGAAGGAGGACGAGAGCGCGGGAAGGTTGAGAATTTCTTCTTAGGGACTCTCATTTTGTGGGCCCTATCCGTTTGTTTTCAGATACTATTCAATAACCGCAGCCAGCTTCTCTACGTCGTTGCCGGCACTGTATTCTACCAGGGCTGTAATTCCCTCATCCGAATATTCTTTTGCAAACAAACGCACAAAGACAGAGACGCTCTCTTCGTCAACACCTCCGTCTCCCTTCTCCATTCTACCATCACCTCCGCTTCAG TGGTGTTTATTTTGCTCAGACAGGTGCTAATTAACGGTCCGAGTGGAATGTTCGATCACTCGCAGTTGGTAGAACATACATGGCCATGGGGATTTGAAGCATTGTGCTTTTCATGTGGTTACTTTGCATATGATCAATGGGATATGCTTTGCTACCACTTGTACAATGGTTGGATCCCTTCCATCCTTGTGCATCATCTGGTTCTCCTAATTTGCTTCACTCTTGCTTTGTATCGAAATATCACCATCAACTACCTCATTCTTACTTTAGTTTGCGAG CTGCATTCAATCTTTCTGCACGTGAGGAAAGTGAGACGGATGTCCGGTGTACGCGAAGCAAAGGGCAGTTTTGTTAAGCTAGAATGGTTTCTTAATTGGTTGACATTCTTTCTGGCAAGGACTATACCTCACATTCTCATCACGGTCAAGCTCATCCGGGATGCTCACAAATTTGGAAGGGGAATGGAGCTACCACTGGCTCTGTTTGGCATGGCTGGTATGAATGTGTTGAATATTGGTCTTGGCCTTGATCTCATTAAAGCTTTTAATAGAGAGAGCAAGTCACACCAGACTAAGCAGCATCACCATAGTGAATGA
- the LOC130943413 gene encoding filament-like plant protein translates to MNSMQTEFSGSDSDRNSDELHDEFPMGQNQSPDITSEDVASAEDVDEIVRSLELTSNLRQNVKYSALEEDQNEANDDVTNINDRDLTYGLRNISEKLSAALVNVSGKEDLVKLHAEVAEEAIAGWEKAEKEVAGLKKQLEALSLRNSALDNRVAHLDAALKECVRQLRQVREEKEQNFHDAVENKTRDLESAKIELQSKLIELQSKLEASNAISQSIDLEMLHKIEILEKENMKLKHELQAQSEELEIRTIERDLSTQAAEIASKQHLESISKVAKLEAECRRLKSTACKGSAVSDHKSITSSSFCVESLTDSQSDNGERLNAADIDACRKSGSETDKCEPSSDSWAAALIAELVQFKNDKCGQIPSSAIKIDLMDDFLEMERFAAMPEITTENFNQESVVTDQSTNGEISLGDEFDTMNRHMKELKEKLDKANVDKSELEIALMKCQEQFEASQLRLREADTKLKELQRELENANESEQMIENQLASMEAEAQSITKRVQLLEAEVDREQAMSDEIAIKCKVLEEELESKKQNEKLLFSDMKIKQEDLALAAGKLADCQQTIAALGNQLNCLAALENFKLYLNDT, encoded by the exons ATGAATTCCATGCAAACTGAATTTTCAGGGTCTGATTCTGACAGGAACTCGGATGAACTG CATGATGAATTTCCTATGGGACAGAACCAATCCCCTGATATCACATCAGAAGACGTGGCGAGTGCTGAAGATGTCGACGAAATTGTGCGTTCACTTGAACTCACCTCAAATTTAAGGCAGAATGTAAAATATAGTGCATTGGAGGAAGATCAAAATGAAGCAAATGATGATGTAACGAATATAAATGACAGAGATTTAACTTATGGTTTGAGGAACATCTCAGAGAAGCTATCTGCAGCACTTGTGAATGTAAGTGGCAAAGAAGACTTGGTTAAGTTACATGCTGAAGTTGCTGAAGAAGCCATTGCAG GTTGGGAGAAGGCTGAAAAAGAAGTTGCAGGCTTAAAGAAGCAACTCGAGGCGCTAAGTCTCAGAAATTCGGCTTTGGACAATAGAGTTGCGCATTTAGACGCCGCACTTAAGGAGTGTGTTAGGCAGCTAAGACAAGTAAGAGAAGAGAAGGAACAGAATTTCCATGATGCTgtagaaaacaaaacaaggGACTTAGAATCTGCGAAAATTGAACTCCAGAGCAAGCTCATTGAGCTCCAGAGTAAATTGGAAGCTTCTAATGCTATATCTCAATCAATTGATCTTGAGATGTTACATAAGATTGAAATTTTGGAGAAAGAGAATATGAAACTGAAGCATGAACTCCAAGCTCAATCAGAGGAGCTTGAAATAAGGACAATAGAGAGGGATTTAAGCACGCAAGCGGCCGAGATAGCTAGCAAGCAACATTTAGAAAGCATCAGCAAAGTGGCAAAACTTGAGGCCGAATGCCGGAGACTGAAGAGCACAGCTTGTAAAGGCTCGGCAGTTAGTGATCATAAATCAATTACATCATCCTCATTTTGTGTTGAATCTCTCACGGATAGTCAATCAGACAACGGGGAGAGGCTGAATGCGGCTGATATTGATGCCTGCAGGAAGAGTGGCTCAGAAACAGACAAGTGTGAGCCGAGTTCTGATTCATGGGCGGCTGCGCTAATTGCAGAGCTTGTTCAGTTCAAGAATGACAAGTGTGGACAAATTCCATCCAGTGCTATTAAAATTGATCTCATGGACGATTTTCTTGAAATGGAACGATTTGCTGCAATGCCTGAGATTACAACTGAAAACTTTAACCAGGAGTCAGTTGTTACTGATCAAAGTACTAACGGAGAAATCTCCCTTGGAGATGAGTTTGACACGATGAACCGTCACATGAAAGAACTAAAAGAGAAGCTAGATAAGGCGAATGTAGATAAATCTGAGCTGGAGATAGCTTTGATGAAATGCCAAGAGCAGTTCGAGGCCTCGCAACTTCGGCTAAGAGAGGCAGACACAAAATTGAAGGAGCTGCAAAGAGAGCTAGAAAATGCCAACGAATCAGAGCAAATGATAGAAAACCAACTAGCGAGCATGGAAGCCGAGGCACAATCAATAACCAAAAGAGTTCAGTTATTAGAAGCTGAGGTTGATAGAGAACAGGCAATGTCAGATGAAATCGCAATCAAGTGTAAGGTACTGGAGGAAGAGCTAGAAAGCAAGAAGCAAAATGAGAAATTGTTGTTCAGTGACATGAAGATCAAACAG GAGGATCTAGCACTGGCTGCAGGGAAGCTTGCTGATTGCCAACAAACAATAGCAGCTTTGGGAAATCAACTAAATTGCTTAGCAGCACTTGAAAATTTCAAGTTGTATTTAAATGACACATAA
- the LOC130945418 gene encoding uncharacterized protein LOC130945418: protein MSDIPPKGVILPDLPNEIMLGIFHRCDARTLLSVRSTCRYWRNKLNSYEFITEMGTRWKSNGCSLFAHFGFSSRWATPLDWMMKINAWSGQTSAFQFPFLLTQEGWFHIIGVQNGIFCIRYCSMGKRTFILTWNPTTRKSSIMNDPGKHYCDDCAFFFSFVYYPRSVNYAVVHLFKEKPESPGWTLTMSTNLVRGWNVSLTCPPYVDRLDPDYVSLDGVIYWVSCLLHEEDVDPPCIVSFSVVTFTFHKYSLPTEAHAHCLNLLIRNDKLCLATNNHDDQSYSSTIWQADAINDDIIWSKLYTFNGIGVPYIPALFVDDNLLHIMERHLPMLDMDGTVEEDNSICDDHDETHEDHAEEPHNLPPDTMLQNEREGYLDMGDPDFECEHCGARFWYDERIDRHYNSRNPKFTLCCRRGQVQLPRLQQPPEILDELFFGSDAKAIHFQNNTRTYNSMFAFTSFGGKIDRSVNNNSRGPPTFILHGQNYHLMGSLLPQEGASAKFAQLYIYDTQNEIKNRTSVVSSDKDADKWNVHIVSDIIQMLDTHNVLTKSFRLMRDVLTNNPQTNVRLKLIGKRGRDGRTYNLPSVDEVAGLVVGDFDPHTQGRDIIVETKSGELKRISELHPSYLGLQYPLLFPYGEDGWREKISLNIVNTNPNNESSYVSMRDFFAFRIQHRNLREGVLIYSRRLFQQFIVDAYSMIEASRLKYVYSKQKEFRAEIYKGLKDAILNGETEASNIGKRIILPATFTGGPRYMIQNYQDAMAICRSIGYPDLFITFTCNPQWEEIKRYCKETNLKPEDRPDVICRLFKAKLEKLIKDIHKNRIFGVSKAVIYTIEFQKRGLPHAHILLFLAAEYKYPSPEDIDKIISAEIPDPLHDPNYYEAVKHFMVHGPCGLAKKNSPCMENGQCIRHFPKKFVDFTTIDQNGYPIYRRRDDNRTIEVSGIELDNRYVVPHNRFLLLKYGAHINVEWCNQSRSIKYLFKYINKGNDRVTASFYSNSAVDRPNFIVDEIKMFHDCRYISPCESAWRIFAYDIHYRKPSVERLSFHLPDEQTVLFEDNDTLQTTVNRATIKESMFIAWFKANATYESARLLTYNEFPTHFVWKRSIRTWEPRKSAQVIGRLFFVPPSSGELYYLRMLLNIVRGPTSYEDVKTYNGVIYSSFRDACYARGLLDDDQEYVDAIEEASHWGSGHYVRKLFATLLWSNTMVRPEAVWEKSFGLLSDGILHDHITMFNSPDLTLSESELLQLTLIEIEQILNSNGKTLRDFPTMPYPNMENINLQRRGIMQNKLILDELSYDRVFLAEQHSQYLAQMTSEQKTVYDKIIAAVNSNSGGVFFLYGYGGTGKTFIWKTLSAAIRSKGEIVLTVASSGIASLLLPGGRTAHSRFAIPLTPDEYSTCNIKQGSPLAELISETKLIIWDEAPMMNKFCFEALDRTMRDLLRSTNDSSLSLPFGGKTVVFGGDFRQILPVITKGSRQDIVNASINSSYLWHECQILSLTQNMRLRTSTGIHNSEELKSFATWILNVGDGRLGQLEDGCGLVDIPQELLLTDFNDPIQAIVEAIYTDYLKDYSNIQHLQGRAILAPTISVVEEVNDYMLSLNNNEMKRYLSSDSPCFKEGDNDTLASIHTPEFLASIKSPGLPNHELCFKEGCPVMLIRNIDHSAGLCNGTRLVITRLGNKVIEAKVLSGSNIGEKVFIPRMTLTPSDGKLPFKFQRRQFPLMLSYAITINKSQGQSLNHVGLLLKQPVFTHGQLYVAVSRVTNKDGLKIIISHDQSNNSTSTYNVVYQEVFRNI from the exons ATGAGTGACATTCCCCCTAAGGGAGTCATCCTGCCAGACCTTCCTAATGAGATCATGCTTGGGATATTTCATCGTTGTGATGCAAGAACGCTTTTAAGTGTTCGATCAACATGCCGCTATTGGAGAAACAAACTTAACTCCTATGAGTTCATAACAGAAATGGGAACAAGATGGAAAAGCAATGGTTGCTCCCTCTTTGCACATTTCGGATTCTCATCTAGGTGGGCTACTCCCCTAGATTGGATGATGAAAATTAATGCATGGAGTGGTCAAACCTCTGCATTCCAATTTCCATTTTTGTTAACACAAGAGGGATGGTTTCACATTATTGGTGTTCAGAATGGTATATTTTGTATACGTTATTGTTCTATGGGGAAAAGAACCTTTATACTTACTTGGAACCCAACAACTAGGAAGTCTAGCATCATGAATGATCCTGGAAAACATTATTGTGATGATTGTGcttttttcttctcatttgtttACTATCCCAGGTCCGTTAATTATGCAGTTGTCCACCTATTCAAGGAAAAGCCCGAAAGTCCTGGATGGACATTAACAATGTCTACAAATTTAGTCAGGGGTTGGAATGTGTCGCTCACATGTCCACCCTACGTTGATAGACTGGATCCTGATTACGTTTCCCTTGATGGTGTTATTTATTGGGTAAGTTGCTTACTTCATGAGGAGGATGTTGACCCTCCATGTATTGTATCATTCTCTGTAGTAACATTTACTTTTCATAAATATTCCCTTCCAACTGAAGCTCATGCCCATTGCCTTAATCTGTTGATCCGAAATGATAAGCTCTGTCTGGCTACAAATAATCATGATGATCAGTCATATAGCTCTACCATTTGGCAAGCTGATGCTATCAATGATGATATTATTTGGAGCAAGCTATATACGTTTAATGGTATTGGGGTTCCTTACATACCTGCACTATTTGTTGATGATAACCTTTTACACATCATGGAAAGGCATCTACCAATGCTGGATATGGATG GCACGGTGGAAGAGGACAATTCTATTTGTGACGATCACGATGAAACACATGAAGACCATG CTGAAGAACCACATAATTTACCGCCTGACACTATGTTGCaaaatgaaagagaag GTTATTTAGATATGGGGGATCCAGATTTTGAGTGCGAGCACTGTGGCGCTAGGTTCTGGTATGATGAACGAATTGATAGACATTATAATTCAAGAAATCCTAAATTCACTTTATGTTGCCGTCGAGGTCAAGTGCAGCTACCAAGACTACAACAACCACCAGAAATTCTTGATGAGTTATTCTTTGGCTCAGATGCAAAAGCTATTCATTTCCAAAATAATACTCGCACATATAATAGCATGTTTGCTTTTACTTCGTTTGGGGGGAAAATAGATAGATCCGTTAACAACAATAGTCGAGGACCCCCTACCTTCATTTTGCATGGTCAGAATTATCACCTTATGGGAAGTTTATTGCCTCAAGAAGGAGCGTCAGCAAAATTTGCTCAACTATACATTTATGACACTCAAAATGAGATTAAAAACCGGACTTCAGTTGTAAG TTCTGACAAAGACGCAGATAAATGGAATGTTCACATAGTTTCAGACATTATACAAATGCTAGATACACATAATGTTCTTACCAAATCTTTTCGTTTGATGCGGGATGTCCTGACTAATAATCCCCAAACAAACGTGCGTCTTAAGCTCATTGGAAAAAGGGGTAGAGATGGAagaacatacaacttgccatcaGTTGATGAGGTTGCAGGCTTGGTTGTCGGAGATTTTGATCCACATACACAAGGAAGGGATATTATTGTTGAAACAAAGTCTGGTGAACTTAAACGGATTTCTGAACTACATCCGTCATACCTAGGATTACAATACCCTTTATTGTTTCCATATGGTGAAGATGGTTGGAGGGAAAAAATTTCATTGAATATAGTTAACACCAATCCTAACAATGAAAGCTCCTATGTAAGTATGAGGGATTTCTTTGCTTTCAGAATACAACATAGAAATTTACGTGAGGGTGTTTTGATCTATTCTCGAAGACTTTTTCAACAATTCATAGTTGATGCCTACTCAATGATTGAAGCTTCTAGGTTGAAATATGTGTactcaaaacaaaaagaatttagAGCTGAAATCTATAAGGGactaaaagatgcaattctcaATGGAGAAACTGAAGCATCTAACATTGGAAAGCGCATTATTCTACCGGCAACCTTTACAGGTGGACCAAGATATATGATCCAAAATTATCAAGATGCAATGGCCATCTGCAGATCAATTGGTTATCCAGatttatttattacatttaCTTGCAATCCACAATGGGAAGAAATCAAACGTTATTGCAAAGAGACCAACTTGAAGCCTGAAGACAGACCTGATGTAATTTGCAGGTTATTCAAAGCAAAGTTGGAGAAGCTTATCAAAGACATtcataaaaatagaatttttggtGTTTCCAAAGCAg TGATATATACCATCGAGTTCCAGAAACGTGGATTGCCACATGCGCATATATTACTATTTCTTGCAGCAGAATATAAATATCCTTCTCCAGAAGATATTGACAAAATCATATCAGCTGAGATCCCAGATCCATTACATGATCCAAATTATTATGAAGCAGTTAAGCATTTTATGGTACATGGGCCATGTGGGCTTGCAAAGAAAAACTCCCCTTGCATGGAAAACGGTCAGTGCATTCGTCATTTTCCAAAAAAATTCGTTGATTTTACTACCATTGATCAAAATGGATATCCAATATATAGGCGTCGAGATGATAATAGAACCATTGAGGTTTCAGGTATTGAGTTGGATAATCGTTATGTTGTGCCTCATAATAGATTCCTATTGTTAAAATATGGTGCTCATATAAATGTTGAGTGGTGCAATCAATCACGTTCAATCAAGTATCTATTCAAGTACATTAACAAAGGAAATGATAGAGTAACAGCATCTTTCTATTCAAATTCAGCAGTTGATCGTCCTAATTTCATTGTAGATGAAATAAAAATGTTTCATGATTGTCGCTACATCTCTCCATGTGAATCTGCTTGGAGGATATTTGCATATGATATACATTATAGGAAACCATCAGTTGAACGGCTGAGTTTTCACTTGCCTGATGAGCAGACAGTTCTATTTGAAGATAACGACACATTGCAAACCACGGTAAACAGAGCAACAATCAAAGAATCAATGTTCATAGCATGGTTCAAAGCAAATGCAACTTATGAATCAGCCAGACTATTAACTTACAATGAATTCCCAACTCATTTTGTCTGGAAACGAAGCATCAGAACTTGGGAACCAAGAAAAAGTGCTCAAGTAATTGGTAGATTATTCTTTGTCCCACCATCATCCGGTGAATTATACTATCTTAGAATGCTATTGAATATTGTAAGAGGTCCAACAAGTTATGAAGATGTTAAAACATACAATGGTGTCATCTACTCTTCATTTAGAGATGCGTGTTATGCACGAGGTTTATTAGATGATGATCAAGAATATGTTGACGCAATTGAAGAAGCAAGTCATTGGGGATCTGGACACTATGTGCGCAAACTTTTTGCAACACTTTTGTGGTCAAACACAATGGTACGACCTGAGGCCGTTTGGGAAAAAAGTTTTGGGCTATTATCAGATGGCATACTACATGATCATATCACCATGTTTAACTCACCAG ATTTGACTCTGTCTGAATCTGAGTTATTACAACTGACTCTGATTGAAATCGAGCAAATACTTAATAGTAACGGAAAGACACTGCGTGATTTTCCAACAATGCCATATCCTAATATGGAAAACATAAACCTTCAACGGCGGGGAATTatgcaaaataaattaatactTGATGAACTATCTTATGATCGTGTTTTCTTAGCAGAACAACACAGTCAATACTTAGCacaaatgacatcggaacagaAGACCGTTTATGATAAAATTATTGCTGCCGTGAACTCAAATTCAGGAGGAGTTTTCTTTTTATATGGATATGGAGGTACAGGTAAGACTTTTATTTGGAAAACATTATCTGCTGCTATTAGGTCAAAAGGTGAAATTGTCTTAACAGTTGCTTCGAGTGGTATAGCATCTCTTTTATTACCTGGAGGAAGAACAGCTCATTCCAGATTTGCAATACCTCTTACTCCTGATGAATATTCTACTTGCAACATTAAACAAGGAAGTCCATTGGCAGAGTTAATTTCTGAAACAAAACTTATTATTTGGGATGAAGCACCAATGATGAATAAGTTCTGTTTTGAAGCACTAGATCGGACTATGAGAGACTTGCTTCGTTCTACTAATGATTCAAGTTTATCATTACCTTTTGGTGGTAAAACTGTAGTCTTTGGCGGAGATTTCAGGCAAATTCTTCCAGTTATCACAAAAGGGTCTCGACAGGACATTGTTAATGCTTCAATTAACTCTTCTTACCTGTGGCATGAGTGCCAAATTTTGAGCTTAACACAGAATATGAGATTAAGAACTTCAACTGGAATTCACAATAGTGAGGAATTGAAATCGTTTGCAACGTGGATCTTGAATGTAGGTGATGGAAGGCTTGGACAACTAGAAGATGGATGTGGGTTAGTTGACATACCACAAGAACTTTTACTGACAGATTTTAATGACCCAATCCAAGCAATTGTTGAAGCAATTTATACTGACTATCTAAAGGACTATTCAAACATACAACATTTGCAAGGAAGGGCTATCCTTGCGCCAACTATTAGCGTTGTTGAAGAAGTTAATGATTACATGCTCTCTTTGAATAACAATGAAATGAAAAGATACCTAAGTTCAGATTCGCCTTGCTTTAAAGAAGGAGATAATGACACATTAGCTAGCATACACACTCCAGAATTTTTAGCAAGTATAAAATCACCAGGTCTCCCAAACCATGAACTCTGTTTTAAAGAAGGTTGTCCTGTAATGTTGATTCGAAATATTGATCATTCAGCCGGTCTGTGTAATGGAACTAGATTGGTTATCACAAGGCTAGGCAACAAAGTAATCGAAGCTAAGGTCTTATCAGGAAGCAATATTGGAGAAAAGGTGTTCATTCCAAGAATGACCTTAACCCCGTCAGATGGAAAATTACCATTCAAATTTCAAAGAAGACAGTTTCCTTTGATGTTATCATATGCAATAACCATAAATAAAAGTCAAGGTCAATCTTTAAATCATGTTGGGTTGCTACTTAAGCAACCTGTTTTTACACATGGACAACTTTATGTAGCTGTTTCAAGAGTTACTAACAAAGATGGACTAAAGATCATAATATCTCATGATCAATCCAACAATTCCACATCAACATATAATGTGGTCTATCAAGAAGTTTTCAGAAATATTTAA